Proteins encoded by one window of Streptacidiphilus sp. PB12-B1b:
- a CDS encoding TetR family transcriptional regulator yields the protein MTSAPSPPPATDLEEFLAAPLGLRERKKLKTRRAIRAAAYHRFAAQGYEGTTVDQIAADAEVSPSTFFRYFPTKEDLVITDDYDPIMEAELRSRPAGESMLESALRAMIEPLRTVLAQERDDMLLRMRLLRENPAVRARSLAESKRSRDMLLGIFAERTGRPVTDLILRAQIAALVAVAGETVEYWAERDGQDDLIELLQQALKAVAAGFAQ from the coding sequence ATGACCTCCGCACCGTCGCCGCCCCCGGCAACCGATCTCGAAGAGTTCCTCGCCGCCCCGCTCGGTCTGCGCGAGCGCAAGAAGCTGAAGACCCGCCGGGCGATCCGCGCGGCGGCCTACCACCGCTTCGCCGCCCAGGGGTACGAGGGCACCACCGTCGACCAGATCGCCGCCGACGCCGAGGTCTCGCCGAGCACGTTCTTCCGGTACTTCCCCACCAAGGAAGACCTGGTCATCACCGACGACTACGACCCGATCATGGAGGCCGAGCTGCGGTCCCGGCCGGCCGGGGAGTCCATGCTGGAGTCCGCGCTGAGGGCCATGATCGAGCCGCTGCGCACGGTGCTGGCCCAGGAGCGGGACGACATGCTGCTGCGGATGCGTCTGCTGCGGGAGAACCCCGCCGTACGGGCCCGCAGCCTGGCGGAGTCGAAGCGCTCCCGGGACATGCTGCTGGGGATCTTCGCCGAGCGCACCGGCCGCCCGGTCACGGATCTCATCCTGCGCGCGCAGATCGCCGCGCTGGTCGCGGTCGCCGGTGAGACCGTCGAGTACTGGGCCGAGCGCGACGGCCAGGACGACCTGATCGAGCTGCTGCAACAGGCCCTCAAGGCCGTGGCCGCCGGCTTCGCCCAGTAG